From Cryobacterium sp. GrIS_2_6:
GGCGACCCAGAGCTCGTCATCGGCGCGGAACGTCTGCCAGACGGCGTACGCGACTCCTGCGGCGGCGGCCAGGGCGACACCGAGCGCGATGTATGCGCCGGCCCCCGGGCCCTTCTTCTCGATCACAACGGGCTGCTGGAAGTGCAGGCGGCTGAGGGCCGCACGAACGCGGGCATCCCTGGCGACGTCTCCGACGCTCATGACGGTGCCGATAGCAGTGCCGATGCCGGGAAGCACCTTCGTGACGACCTGGCTGCGCACATCCTCTGCGAGATCCTGGGTTGCCTGGATCTTCGGGCGTACCAACTGGTCGTAGCTGTCGCGGACACGGGGAACGACTTCCTCGCGGGTGAGCACCCCCGCCTGGTGTGCGGCATCACGTGCGAGCACGTTTGCCCGATCGAGAACCTCCTGCTGGTGGTTCCACAACTCGTCTGCGCTCTTGCGCAGCTTCGTAAGTTCCTTGCGGCGCTTGCGTGACAGGCTCATCTGGACCCTCCATCGATGTCATGTGGCGAACACCATCCATCTTGCCACGCAATACCGCAAGAGGGCTTCGGATGGCGTGGACGGTCAGGATCTGTCTTCGCGCCTGTGCAAGAATTGACCCCATGTCAAAGCACACCGCCGTCGCAACGCTCAATACATCGCTCGGACCGATCAAGGTCAACCTCTTCGGCAACCACGCGCCGAAGACGGTGAAGAACTTCGTGGGCCTCGCCACCGGCGAGATCGAATGGAAGCACCCCGGCACTGGCAAGGTCTCGAAGACCCCCCTCTATGACGGCACCGTCTTCCACCGCATCATCAAGGACTTCATGATCCAGGCCGGCGACCCGCTCGGCCAGGGCACCGGTGGCCCCGGCTTCCAGTTCGACGACGAGATCAGCCCCGACCTCGACTTCACCCAGCCGTACGTCTTCGCGATGGCCAACGCCGGCATCCAGGGTGGCCGCGGCACCAACGGGTCGCAGTTCTTCATCACGGTCGTCCCGACCACGTGGCTGCAGGGCAAGCACACCATCTTCGGCGCCGTCGAGGACGAAGCCTCCCGCGCCATCGTCGCGAAGCTTGCCACCGTGCCGACCGATGGCCGTGACCGTCCCCTCACCGAGGTCGTCATCGAGTCCGTCACCGTCGAGCAGGTCTAGGCCCACTTCGAATGACTGACCTGCCCGGATCCGCAGCCAATTTCTGCTATCGGCATCCGGGCAGGCAAAGTTTCATTCTCTGTCAGCGTTGCGGGCGCACCATCTGCCCGGAGTGCCAGACACAGGCCGCCGTCGGCGTAATCTGCCCCGAGTGCATGAAGGAGCAGCGGCAGAACGCCCCGCGCACCCGCCCGGCCCTGCTGACCCGCATCTCCTCAAGCCGTGGGCCGGTCGTCACGTACGGCATCATCGGGGTCACCTTCGCGGTGTTCCTGCTGCAGCTCGTCCCCGGATTCGACGTGACGAGCGCATTGCTCTATGCGGGCATCTATTCGTACCCCGGCAGTTTCGAGCCCTGGCGAATGCTCACCAGTGTCTTCGTCCACTCGACCAGCTTCATCTTCCACGTGCTTCTCAACATGTACACACTGTGGATATTCGGCCAGATCCTCGAGGGGATGCTCGGCCGCGGTCGATTCCTCGTCCTGTACCTTCTGAGTGGTCTCGCGGGTTCGCTCGGGGTGCTGTTCCTCGCTGGTCCGCTCACACCGGTCGTCGGGGCGTCCGGTGCCATCTTCGGCCTGATGGGCGCGTTCCTGGTGATCCAGAGGCGCCTCGGGGGCAACTCAACACAATTGCTGATCCTGGTCGGAATCAACCTCGTGATCGGCTTCCTGCCGAACCTCAATGTTGCCTGGCAGGCGCATGTCGGCGGCCTGATCGGCGGGGCGATCCTCGGCCTGATCTACGTGCAGACCCGGCGCAGCAAGCACCAGTCGCTGCAGAACTTGCTTGTCGCTGGCTTCGCGATCGTGCTCGTCGCCCTGAGTTTCGTCAAGTTCCTGGGCTGAAAGTTATCCACAGGTCTGTCCACAACTGGGGATAATTACACCGGTGTAATTGGCCCCTAAAAGGGGGTAGCCGAGAGGTTAACGCCAGCGGGTCGTCATCAGGAAGCCGACGAAGGCGATCCCGAATCCAACGAGGATGTTCCAGGAGCCGAGGCCGGCGATCGGCAG
This genomic window contains:
- a CDS encoding rhomboid family intramembrane serine protease, with the protein product MKEQRQNAPRTRPALLTRISSSRGPVVTYGIIGVTFAVFLLQLVPGFDVTSALLYAGIYSYPGSFEPWRMLTSVFVHSTSFIFHVLLNMYTLWIFGQILEGMLGRGRFLVLYLLSGLAGSLGVLFLAGPLTPVVGASGAIFGLMGAFLVIQRRLGGNSTQLLILVGINLVIGFLPNLNVAWQAHVGGLIGGAILGLIYVQTRRSKHQSLQNLLVAGFAIVLVALSFVKFLG
- a CDS encoding peptidylprolyl isomerase, translating into MSKHTAVATLNTSLGPIKVNLFGNHAPKTVKNFVGLATGEIEWKHPGTGKVSKTPLYDGTVFHRIIKDFMIQAGDPLGQGTGGPGFQFDDEISPDLDFTQPYVFAMANAGIQGGRGTNGSQFFITVVPTTWLQGKHTIFGAVEDEASRAIVAKLATVPTDGRDRPLTEVVIESVTVEQV